The window GGGGATGCCTACACCCAGTTTATATAGCGTATTCTATACTTTAATTTATATAATTAATGAAACATTATGAATTTGATTGTATATTATATATGTTGAATTAAAGAAGCCCATTGAATCTGTTGTGGCGCTCACCAATGAGAGAGTTGTAATTCAAGGCGTGGATTGTAGAACGCTTGGCGGCAAAGGGGAAGCCTTTCGCCATAAGCCTGGATTAGCGGCTTCGCATCCAGTCTTACGGCTTCGGCGACGCCTTTGCCGCGCCTGCGCTAGAGTGTTCATTATTGAGAGAAATGTGATTTTGAGATGTATATTCCGAGATTATAAGGTGATTACTATTCGATACTATATATTGAAATAAAGAATTTCATTGAACCGCTACGGCGCTAGGGGTAGCCTCCCGCCATAAGCGAGGGTACTGAAAAAGTACGATTTCCTTCAATCCCGTTGATTTCCTTTCCGAGCGGACGCTTTCCGCGGGCACGGCTTCAGCCTCCTCGTCACTACGTTCCTGCGGGGTCTTCAGCTCGCGCTGTTCCCGCTGGAGTCGCCGCTCTCCACTACAATCAACTAGGTCTTTACAAAAAAAGAACTTTTTCAGTGGCTTCCCCTAAGCCAAGCAGCTTCACCGCCAGTCTTATGGCTTCGGCTACCCGGTGTCCAGTTACTGACACAATTCACGTCCTTCGAATTGTGACAGCAACTGGCATCGAATAGGCGCCTTCGCTCAGTTTTTACACCGGATTCATTTGTTCAACATCACTAGTGTTGCATTAAAATATATTCAATATAAAAAGTTCCCGAAATGTTCACTAACTTTATTTTCTGCATAAAAAAATTCCTTTATAATGGATAAAGTCAGGTGGTAACCCGTCCAAATCCACTAAAAAAGGAACTACTCATGGACAAGATTACACGAAAAACTTCATTTGGACAATGGTTTTCACCTATTAATATTCAATTAGTTGAAGAAAACGTGAAAACAATGAGATTAGATGCTTATACGAAGAAACTTACGACAGATTCATTCTTAAAATTACTGCTTTTTGCACAGCTTCATGAAACGGAAAGTCTGCACGCGCTGAGTGATTGTCTTTTTAATAAACATCTTCAAGTCAGCACAAACCTTGATTCTATAAGCGTTTCTCAATTATCCCGCAGGCTCAATGGAATGAATCCCGTGCTATTTCAACAACTTTTTCTTGATTTAGTCGCGCAAATTCATCAAAAAACAAATTATGCCAAAATCACTATGCCTTTAAAAATCATTGATTCGAGCACATTGCCACTCAATTTAACCAATCACCGATGGGCTAAATTCCGCAAAACGAAAGCTGGGGTAAAGCTTCATTTACGTCTTGTGTTTATGGAAAAAGGAACGTCCTATCCTGAAAAAGCTGTGCTTACAACAGCGAATGAACATGATCGTAATCAGCTTGAAGTCATGGTTGATGACAAGGAATGCATGTATGTTTTCGACCGTGGATATTTAGATTACGAACGTTTCGATCGCATGACAGATGACGGCTACTTTTTCTTATCCAGACTACGTAAAAATGCAGTAATCCATGAATGTGAAGACTTCCAATTGCCAGAAGGCACAACGGTATTATCGGATCAAGCGGTGTTGATTGGTACAACTCAAAATCGTGCTGAAAACATCTTTCGCTTACTCAAAGTAATAGACTCGAAAGGGAATGAACTACAACTCATCACCAATCGGTTTGACCTGAGTGCAGACGAAATCTCCGAGATGTACAAATCACGCTGGGCAATTGAACTGTTTTTTAAATGGATCAAACAACATTTGAACATCAAAAAGTTCTATGGTCAAAGCGAATGGGCCATTCATAATCAGGTATATATCGCACTCATCGTATATTGCTTGAATGTGTTGGTGCAAATAAAGACACGGAGTAAACATAAAATCTTGAAAATTAGTCGCTATTTAAAGGCTTCTCTTTGGAAACCTGCACATATTTGGATTCGTAAAATCAAAGGGACAGCAGTCCCGTAACAACTAAACTGTCGTTGCCGCAAATGTCTAATTGTAAATAAAAACCAAATGGACGGACCACCTTTATTGGAGTGTATATCTTTTTGGCTCATCGCCGTAAAAATAAATAGTAAGAATTTTAAATCATTATTTATGCAACACTAGTGGTTCAACATATATAATTATAGTCAAGAAAGACGCACTCTGGGTTGCAGATTTCATCACAGCTAATGAAATACACTTTCTCAAATAGACCGTCCAGCGAAGGCGCGACTTCGTGGTAGCCGGAGCGATAAGACTGAAAGTGCTCTCCTTTCCGGCTTATCGCGGGAGGCATCCACAAAGCACCGAAGCGGCATTAGCAGGAATTCTAATTCATTCCTCCTGTATTGGGACATTCGTTGATCACATTCAATCGATTTATGGCACTCCGGGTTGTAGGCCTCACCCCCGAAAACGAAATGCGATTTCTCGATATAGACCATCCAGCGAAGGCGCGACTTCGTGGTAGCCGGAGCGATAAGACTGAAAGTGTTCTCCTTTCTGGCTTATCGCGGAAGGCATCCACAAAGCGCCGAAGTGATATTAGCAGGATATCTAATTCATTCCTCCTGTATTGGGACATTTGTTGATCACATTCGCTCGATTTATGGCCCTCCAGGTTGTAGGTCCCATCCCCGAAAAACGAAATACACTTTCTCAAATAGACCATCCAGCGAAGGCGCGACTTCGTGGTAGCCGGAGCGATAAGACTGAAAGTGGTCTTCTTTCTGGCTTATCGCGGGAGGCATCCACAAAGCGCCGAAGCGATATTAGAAGGATTTCTAATTCATTCCTCCTGTATTGGGACATTCGTTGATCACATTCGATCGATTTATGTCACTCCAGGTTGTAGGTCCCATCCTCGAAAATGAAATGCGCTTTCTCAAATAGACCATCCACAAAGCGGCGAAGCGGTATTAGCAGGAACTCTAATCAATTCCAAGTATTAGATCTTTTTCAGTGGCCTCCCAAAAGCCCTTGTAAAGCGCATACGCCGTATTCATTTATTCAATATATACTACAAGAGTTGGTGAAGATACCGTATAACTTTGAATTACTGGTTTTTGGCTCAGGGCTCTATGCTTTTTTTATAAAGCATCAAAAAATCGTATTCGACGGCTTATGAAATTATGAAGGAATACGAAAGGGGATCTTTATGCGTAAAGGAATAATAAGACCATTAGTTATCTGCTTATTTAAACATGAAGACGCTATTCTTGTTTTTGAAGGTCATGATTTAGTAAAGGGGGATAACTTTTACCGTCCAATTGGTGGGGGAATTGAATATGGTGAAACAAGCGCTGAAGCCTTAATAAGAGAAGTCAGAGAAGAAATTGGAGCCGAAATCAAAAACATAAAATATTTGGGGACGATTGAAAATATTTTTACTTTTAACGGAAATGTAGGTCATGAAATTGTTATGGTTTATGATGCCGCTTTTATCGACACGTCGTTTTACGGCAAAGATTCTTTTGAGGGACAAGAAGATGACGGGACACTAATAAAATTAATTTGGAAACCTTTGAGTGAATTTCAAAATGGGAATTTAAGACTTGTTCCTGAAACGCTACCAGAGTTAATTCAAAAGTACTGTTAGAGGTAATCATCTTCTAAGAATGGATTAAGAGGCCTGACAATCCAAGCTTGTTTCTTTATTGATAAGGGGGTATTTTATTGTTGATAAGCAAAGTAATAATTTACAGCAGTGTGATAGATGAAATGAAACAGTTTTATGTCAATGAACTTGGATTTGAATTGATAAATAGTAAAGAAAGTAGTTTTAAAATTAAAGTGGGAGATAGCGAATTAGAATTTCAAAATGATCCAGCTAATCGAAACCCGTTCTACCATTTTGCCTTTAATATTCCTTCGAACCAATTTAAAGAGGCGAAGAATTGGGCAAAAACAAAAGTGGCCTTAAATACAGAAGAAGGTTCGGATGAAGTTTATTTTAAACAGTCAGATGCTTATTCATTTTACTTTTTAGACCCATCTGATAATATCGTAGAATTTATATCGAGACAATCTCTATCGCCGAAAAGTAACGACATATTTTCCGCCATCAGTATTTTAAATATTAGTGAAATAAATATCACAACCCATGATGTTTTATCATGTGGCAATCAATTAATTGATTTCGGTATTCCTGTAAGAGATGAGAATTCATTGGAAGAGAGTTTTAACTTCATGGGAAGCAAAGGAGCATTTTTGCTTTTGGGAAGTGAAAAACGAAAATCGTTCTTTTCAGATAAAGAAGCGAAAATACACCCGCTTTCTATAGAAATTGACAAAGTTAAAATAATTTCAATGGATGAGCTAGGAAATATTAAATTAGGTCTATTATAATAAAGTCGTAAAAGATAAAAACGTTCATCCGTTTCATCCGCTTCGGCGCTTTGGGGAGGCCTTCCGCCATAACCCTGACTGCTTCGCCATCAGTCTTATGGCTCCGGCTACCCCTGGTTAGGCGCCTACGCTCAGTTTATGCATGTATTTAATTCATATGATCATTTTTTATAGCATTTAATGAAAGAGGGTCTTGTTTGAAGCCTATTTTACTTCAATATAGTCTTTTTTTTATTTTTTATAATTTCTGTACCAATCAAACCTATTAGTAAAATGATAATCGAAATGATACTGTAGTCTTTAAAAAAGTTGATAAACGGGATATCAAGAAATCTGAACACCATCGTAATAATTCGCCCTGCTAATAACACCATTCCAATTACAAGCATCCAATTAAATACTTTCTCTAAAAAAATCATTGTACTATCCTATAGCCCCTTGTATTATATTTGCTGTAACTTTGACATGAAGCATTTTTCTATCGACTAATGGCTTCCTTATTTTTGGAGACTTTTATAATACTGTCCTTTTTCCGCATATTCGCGCACAATCCGTTCCATATCCGCACGGTCGTCGTCATTTAACTCCCGCACCACTTTTGCTGGCGAACCGAGTGCAAGTGTATTCGGCGGAATCTTCTTCCCTGGCGTAACGAGACTGCCAGCACCGATAAACGCTCCTTCTCCGATTTCAGCACCGTCCAATATAATTGATCCCATTCCGATAAGCGCACCTTTTTTCACTGTACAACTATGTAAGGTTACTTGATGTCCGATTGTCACTTCGTCTTCAAGGATAAGCGGGAACTGTGGGCTCTGATGAAGGCAGCACAAGTCTTGAATGTTTACTTTACGTCCTATGATTGTTGGTGATACATCTCCGCGAATCACTGTATTGAACCAAATTGTAGATTCTGGCCCAATTGTTACATCCCCTGAGATTGTTGTATAGTCCCCTATAAATACAGACGGATCAATTACTGGTGTTTTGTCTTTATATGGATAGATCATAGCGTTCTCCTCTTTTCTTTATGTAGTGTATAATTACCTTAACAAAGATTAGGTTTTTATTATAGACAAATGGGGAAATATATATAGAAAAAGAACTGCGAGATAAGGGGAAGATGACCATGTGGAAATGGGAAGCGGAAGGACAGCCGAAAGCTGTTGTGGCCATCGTTCATAATGTGTACGAACATCATAGTAGATATGCATGGCTCATTCAGAAACTGCGAAATAGCGGTTTCCATGTTGTGACAGGTGATTTGCCTGGGCATGGAGCGGAGGGCACTAGTGAAATTCATGATGAGCAATTTAATACATACATCAAATATGTGGATAAATTAATAGCAGTTGGCCTGGATGATAATTTGCCACTCTTCATCTTAGGACACGGCGTTGGGGCTACAATCGTTATGCGCCTTCTACAACGAAAGAAAATTGAGTGTGCGGGAGCTATTTTCAGTTCACCGTGGTTGACACTTCGTCATGTGCCGCCCAAGTATTCGAATATGCTGTCAAAGTTTTCATCTTCTATGAAGTTGGATCATGAGGTTAGTATAGAGCTTTTGACACGAAATACGGATTTATATGAAGAAGCTAGGCAAGATGACTATTACAGACCGGTCAGCACTGTAACTTGGTACAGGGATCTGCAATCGTTCATGAAATTGGTGGCCCAGCACGAGGGCAGTATTTTTGATATACCTGTACTGATGCATAGTGCAGAAGATGACAAAATCACAGAACTCTCAGTTGCGAAAAGATGGTTTATCCGTCAAGACCTTTCTGAATTTCAATATAAACAATGGAAGCGGCTTTATCATGACATCTACCAAGAACCGGAGCGCGAAGAAGTGTATAAGTATACGGAGTCGTTTATGGATAATGTGTTGAGATCTCTTGGATATGTTGTGTGAGAAACGTCAGTGAACTGACGTTTTTTTCTTTTGGACTGAATTCAAAACTAAAAGAAGATAGAATAGATATATGACTAAAAATGAAGGGGTGTTTGTTATGACAACAATTGGATTTGTACGTCATGGAGTTACTGCGTGGAATAAAGAAGGAAGGGCGCAAGGAAGTTCAGATATCCCGCTCGACGAGGAAGGAATTGAAATGGCCAACCGTGTAGCGAAAAGGCTTATCGATGAACAATGGGATATCATTTACACAAGCCCTTTAATCAGAGCTGCAAAGACGGCTGAAATCATTGCGGAAAGTAAGCCGGGGATTCCACTTTTAGCTGATAATCGCTTGCGAGAATCGGGTGGGGGCCTAATTGAAGGAATGACGGAAGCGGAACGTGTTGAAAAGTGGGGATATGCATGGAGAAAGTTGGATCTTGGTCTGGAACAACATGCCGAAGTTGTATCGCGCGGACTTGATTTCATTGAGGAAATGACTGAGCAGTATCCTGGGAAAAGAATTTTGGTCGTCAGCCATGGAGGATTCATCGGCCGGCTTATTAAAGAACTTGTGCCATATGGGGATTTAGAGCAAAACCTCGAAAATACATCACTTACAATCGTTGAGCTTCAGAAAGAAAGAAATCTATGCCATTTATTTAACTGTACAAAACACTTACAATTGATTGATGACCATCGTTAAAGTAGCTATAAACTATATCAAAGTTTACGTATTACCGTCTTCCATTTATATGGAGGGCGGTTTATTTATATGAAAACCTGTAATATTGCATCTTGCATTTTATTTTATTCTAAATATTCTTTCTTATTATAGTCTAATAGACTATAATAGTTTAAATGACCTTATCCTACTAAAGTTTGTAAGTGAGATAGAGTTGTTGAACAAGAGGGGGTAAGCCATATGAAGTCAATTAAAGCAAAAATCATTGTAAGTGTTATTACCTTATTTATCATTATCCTGACAGTGGTAAATTTGTTTGTTAATCTTCAAATGCAAAAACAAACAGAAAGTGTCCTCACTCATCAAAGTGAAGTTGCGGTAAAAGAAATGAGTCGATCAATTGAAAATTATATGTTGCAATATGAAAAAACGTTATACTTGCTTACCGAAAATCCAGCAGTCACATCCTTTATAGAGACACAGTATGGAAAGGAAAATGATAGTGAATTGAACCGTGGAATTGAAAAAGCGTTTACTAATTACATGGAACAATTGACAGACACGGATTTAATGTATTTTGCATTTGAAAACAAATACACGAAATTTGTACCCCACCTCGTTATCGATGGATTTGATCCGACTACTCGTGTGTGGTATACAGCAGCAAGTGATCAACCGGACAAAGTCGTTTGGTCCGATCCATATGTCGATGCGGCGTCAGGCGGATATGTCATTACGGCATCTAAGGCGATGAAACAGAATAATTCACTTATCGGTGTTAT of the Sporosarcina sp. FSL K6-1508 genome contains:
- a CDS encoding glyoxalase, which encodes MLISKVIIYSSVIDEMKQFYVNELGFELINSKESSFKIKVGDSELEFQNDPANRNPFYHFAFNIPSNQFKEAKNWAKTKVALNTEEGSDEVYFKQSDAYSFYFLDPSDNIVEFISRQSLSPKSNDIFSAISILNISEINITTHDVLSCGNQLIDFGIPVRDENSLEESFNFMGSKGAFLLLGSEKRKSFFSDKEAKIHPLSIEIDKVKIISMDELGNIKLGLL
- a CDS encoding histidine phosphatase family protein, yielding MTTIGFVRHGVTAWNKEGRAQGSSDIPLDEEGIEMANRVAKRLIDEQWDIIYTSPLIRAAKTAEIIAESKPGIPLLADNRLRESGGGLIEGMTEAERVEKWGYAWRKLDLGLEQHAEVVSRGLDFIEEMTEQYPGKRILVVSHGGFIGRLIKELVPYGDLEQNLENTSLTIVELQKERNLCHLFNCTKHLQLIDDHR
- a CDS encoding alpha/beta hydrolase, with translation MWKWEAEGQPKAVVAIVHNVYEHHSRYAWLIQKLRNSGFHVVTGDLPGHGAEGTSEIHDEQFNTYIKYVDKLIAVGLDDNLPLFILGHGVGATIVMRLLQRKKIECAGAIFSSPWLTLRHVPPKYSNMLSKFSSSMKLDHEVSIELLTRNTDLYEEARQDDYYRPVSTVTWYRDLQSFMKLVAQHEGSIFDIPVLMHSAEDDKITELSVAKRWFIRQDLSEFQYKQWKRLYHDIYQEPEREEVYKYTESFMDNVLRSLGYVV
- a CDS encoding IS4 family transposase, encoding MDKITRKTSFGQWFSPINIQLVEENVKTMRLDAYTKKLTTDSFLKLLLFAQLHETESLHALSDCLFNKHLQVSTNLDSISVSQLSRRLNGMNPVLFQQLFLDLVAQIHQKTNYAKITMPLKIIDSSTLPLNLTNHRWAKFRKTKAGVKLHLRLVFMEKGTSYPEKAVLTTANEHDRNQLEVMVDDKECMYVFDRGYLDYERFDRMTDDGYFFLSRLRKNAVIHECEDFQLPEGTTVLSDQAVLIGTTQNRAENIFRLLKVIDSKGNELQLITNRFDLSADEISEMYKSRWAIELFFKWIKQHLNIKKFYGQSEWAIHNQVYIALIVYCLNVLVQIKTRSKHKILKISRYLKASLWKPAHIWIRKIKGTAVP
- a CDS encoding gamma carbonic anhydrase; the protein is MIYPYKDKTPVIDPSVFIGDYTTISGDVTIGPESTIWFNTVIRGDVSPTIIGRKVNIQDLCCLHQSPQFPLILEDEVTIGHQVTLHSCTVKKGALIGMGSIILDGAEIGEGAFIGAGSLVTPGKKIPPNTLALGSPAKVVRELNDDDRADMERIVREYAEKGQYYKSLQK
- a CDS encoding NUDIX hydrolase, with product MRKGIIRPLVICLFKHEDAILVFEGHDLVKGDNFYRPIGGGIEYGETSAEALIREVREEIGAEIKNIKYLGTIENIFTFNGNVGHEIVMVYDAAFIDTSFYGKDSFEGQEDDGTLIKLIWKPLSEFQNGNLRLVPETLPELIQKYC